A genomic segment from Candidatus Brocadia sinica JPN1 encodes:
- a CDS encoding DUF3536 domain-containing protein — protein sequence MDRYICIHGHFYQPPRENPWLEAIEIQDSAFPYHDWNEKVNAECYAPNSASRILDGEKRIMDIVSNYARISFNFGPTLLSWMETYAPDIYQAILDADRQSMEWRSGHGNAIAQVYNHIIMPLANTRDKRTQIIWGIKDFEHRFKRSPEGIWLSETAADIETLDIIAECGIKFTILAPHQAARVRKIGGGRWKDVSGRQIDPTRAYICKLPSGRIINIFFFDGPISLSVAFEKLLTRGEDFVNRLLGGFSTTRKWRQILNIATDGESYGHHHRFGDMALSFALNHIESQGLAMLTNYGEYLEKHPPAHEVEIQENTSWSCMHGIERWKSNCGCNSGNHPGWTQEWRAPLRDAFDWLRDQIAVKYEQKAKESLKDPWKARDEYITLLLNPSEENTNKLFERHAAKILREDEKIVILKLLEIQRHAMLMYTSCGWFFDELSGLETVQVIQYAGRAIQLSENVFSESMESMFLNKLSKAQSNLPEHKDGTHVYEKFIKPAMIDAKKVGAHYAISSLFEDYPEKIKIYSYTVIKEDYQKKLKDTIKLAIGRIRIISETVRETECIGFCVLHLGDHDFNGSARTFPDDGAYRLVKEEILNKFEKGAFADIIRLMDKHFGMHSYSLRDLFKDEQRKILNEVIDFAMKEFEETYRHINENNQILMGFLQEIGMPLPKGFRIAAEFTLNYDLEKAFTEEKLNIEKIQNLINEVKRWNVMLDSTDLEFVIRKKVENIMECLNRNPSDFSLMVEIQRITTLLKLLPIEINFWYMQNIYYKMTKTIYKEFLLKAKSGDENAVRWIDVFKQIGPDLFFNTAVTQGD from the coding sequence ATGGACAGATATATTTGCATACACGGACACTTCTATCAACCACCAAGGGAAAATCCGTGGCTTGAAGCAATTGAAATACAGGACTCTGCTTTTCCTTACCATGATTGGAATGAGAAGGTCAACGCCGAATGCTACGCCCCGAATTCTGCATCCAGAATTTTGGATGGAGAAAAACGTATCATGGATATTGTCAGCAATTATGCCAGGATAAGTTTCAACTTTGGCCCTACCCTCCTTTCCTGGATGGAGACATATGCTCCGGATATCTATCAGGCAATACTTGATGCAGACAGACAAAGTATGGAATGGCGTTCGGGACATGGTAATGCAATCGCACAGGTTTATAATCATATTATCATGCCCCTTGCCAATACCCGTGATAAACGCACTCAAATAATTTGGGGTATAAAGGACTTTGAGCACAGGTTCAAGCGCTCCCCTGAAGGTATCTGGCTTTCAGAAACTGCGGCAGATATTGAAACACTGGATATCATTGCAGAGTGTGGAATAAAATTTACCATACTTGCTCCTCATCAAGCGGCCAGAGTAAGAAAGATTGGCGGTGGAAGGTGGAAGGATGTAAGCGGGAGGCAAATTGACCCCACACGGGCATATATATGCAAACTGCCATCAGGCCGCATCATAAATATCTTCTTTTTTGATGGTCCAATATCCCTCTCGGTGGCATTTGAAAAATTGCTGACTCGGGGAGAAGATTTTGTCAATCGGCTGCTGGGTGGTTTTTCCACCACAAGGAAATGGCGCCAGATTCTCAATATCGCAACAGATGGAGAGTCCTATGGGCATCATCACAGATTCGGAGATATGGCCCTTTCCTTTGCCCTTAATCATATTGAGTCTCAGGGACTTGCAATGCTGACCAATTATGGGGAATACCTCGAAAAGCATCCGCCAGCACACGAAGTTGAAATACAGGAAAATACCTCATGGAGCTGTATGCATGGCATAGAACGATGGAAAAGTAACTGTGGATGCAATTCCGGCAATCATCCGGGATGGACACAGGAATGGCGGGCTCCGCTGCGTGACGCTTTTGACTGGCTGAGAGATCAAATAGCAGTTAAATATGAGCAAAAGGCAAAAGAATCTCTTAAAGATCCATGGAAAGCACGGGATGAATATATAACGCTTCTTCTGAACCCCTCGGAAGAAAACACAAACAAATTATTTGAAAGGCATGCGGCAAAAATTCTTCGTGAAGATGAAAAAATAGTAATTCTTAAATTACTCGAAATACAAAGACATGCTATGCTGATGTATACAAGCTGCGGATGGTTTTTTGATGAGCTCTCAGGCCTTGAAACTGTCCAGGTTATTCAATATGCTGGAAGGGCAATTCAACTATCAGAAAATGTTTTTAGCGAGAGCATGGAAAGTATGTTTTTAAACAAACTTTCCAAAGCACAAAGCAATTTACCCGAGCATAAAGATGGCACCCACGTTTATGAGAAATTCATCAAACCCGCTATGATAGATGCCAAAAAGGTTGGTGCGCACTATGCCATCAGTTCACTCTTTGAGGATTACCCGGAAAAGATTAAGATTTATTCTTACACAGTTATCAAAGAAGATTATCAAAAGAAGCTGAAGGATACGATAAAACTTGCAATAGGACGCATTCGTATCATATCGGAAACAGTAAGGGAAACTGAGTGTATTGGCTTTTGTGTTTTACATCTTGGCGATCATGATTTTAATGGAAGTGCACGCACTTTTCCAGATGACGGGGCTTATCGATTAGTGAAGGAGGAGATACTCAATAAATTTGAAAAGGGCGCTTTCGCAGACATCATAAGGCTTATGGATAAGCATTTTGGCATGCACAGCTATTCGCTAAGAGATCTCTTTAAAGACGAACAGCGTAAAATTCTAAACGAAGTCATTGATTTTGCCATGAAAGAGTTCGAAGAAACTTATCGGCATATAAATGAAAACAATCAGATATTAATGGGTTTTTTGCAAGAGATAGGAATGCCTTTGCCCAAGGGATTCCGTATAGCCGCTGAGTTTACATTGAATTATGACCTGGAAAAGGCATTTACGGAGGAAAAATTAAATATAGAGAAGATACAAAACTTAATTAATGAAGTTAAACGATGGAATGTAATGTTGGATTCCACTGACCTTGAATTCGTAATAAGGAAGAAAGTAGAGAACATCATGGAATGTCTTAATAGGAACCCTTCAGATTTTTCATTAATGGTGGAGATTCAAAGAATAACAACGTTGCTGAAATTGCTTCCCATCGAGATAAATTTTTGGTATATGCAGAATATCTATTACAAGATGACCAAAACAATTTATAAAGAGTTTTTATTGAAGGCAAAATCAGGCGACGAAAATGCAGTCAGATGGATAGATGTATTCAAACAGATTGGACCCGACCTGTTCTTTAATACAGCAGTTACACAGGGGGATTAA
- the malQ gene encoding 4-alpha-glucanotransferase, translating to MFFKTRKKMNKRRCGILLHITSLPSPYGIGDFGAAAYKFVDFLAETRQSLWQILPLNPTCSVYGNSPYSSYSAFAGNHIMISLDFLVQDGLLSKSDVKGHPTFHESRVDYAAVTTYKEHILRGIYKNIRNKLEQNFEFENFCNENAYWIDDYALFVTLKEYFRGIIWSDWPEDIRNKQEDAVRDWKEKLRDRILMEKFFQYLFFKQWFSLKKYCNTKNIQIIGDMPIYVTYDSADVWAKPEIFKLDDTKKPLFVAGVPPDYFSATGQLWGNPVYKWDILKETGYSWWLRRIEFNLKLFDIVRLDHFRGFVSYWEIPATEKTAVNGKWVNAPVQDFFNTLYKHFPSLPIIAEDLGTITPDVKEIMNTFGIPGMKVLLFAFGDDLPTNPYIPHNHTKYCIIYTGTHDNNTIKGWFKKDAGPAERKRVRQYLGRDITEDTIYREFIRLAMMSVANMVVLPMQDILGLGEESRMNFPATSENNWEWRLLPKQITPALIQELSEATVIYGRG from the coding sequence ATATTTTTTAAAACGAGGAAGAAAATGAATAAAAGAAGGTGTGGTATACTACTTCATATTACTTCCCTTCCATCACCTTATGGTATTGGGGATTTCGGTGCAGCGGCTTACAAATTTGTGGATTTTCTGGCAGAAACCAGGCAGTCTTTATGGCAGATACTGCCTTTAAATCCAACATGCTCGGTATATGGGAATAGTCCTTACAGCAGTTATTCAGCCTTTGCCGGAAATCATATTATGATCAGCCTTGATTTTCTGGTACAAGATGGCCTTCTTTCAAAATCTGATGTAAAAGGCCATCCAACCTTTCATGAAAGTAGAGTTGATTATGCGGCTGTTACAACCTATAAAGAACATATCCTTCGTGGAATATATAAAAATATCCGCAATAAGTTAGAGCAAAACTTTGAATTTGAAAATTTTTGCAATGAAAATGCTTATTGGATTGATGATTATGCCCTTTTTGTTACTCTGAAGGAATACTTTCGGGGCATTATTTGGAGTGATTGGCCTGAAGATATCAGGAATAAGCAAGAAGATGCTGTAAGAGATTGGAAGGAAAAGCTGAGGGATAGAATATTGATGGAAAAGTTTTTCCAGTATCTTTTTTTTAAACAGTGGTTTTCTCTCAAAAAATACTGTAACACAAAAAACATACAAATAATCGGTGATATGCCTATTTATGTAACCTATGATAGCGCCGATGTCTGGGCTAAACCTGAGATTTTTAAATTAGATGATACGAAAAAACCCCTGTTTGTCGCCGGAGTTCCTCCCGATTATTTCAGTGCAACCGGACAACTATGGGGAAATCCTGTTTATAAATGGGATATTCTCAAAGAAACCGGCTACTCGTGGTGGTTGCGGCGTATAGAATTCAATCTTAAACTCTTTGATATTGTCAGGCTCGATCACTTCAGGGGTTTTGTTTCATACTGGGAAATCCCGGCTACTGAGAAGACTGCGGTAAATGGGAAATGGGTAAATGCCCCGGTTCAGGATTTCTTTAACACTTTGTATAAGCATTTCCCGAGTCTTCCCATTATTGCTGAGGACCTTGGGACCATAACACCTGATGTAAAAGAAATTATGAATACATTTGGAATTCCTGGTATGAAAGTACTTCTCTTTGCCTTTGGGGACGATTTACCTACGAATCCCTACATCCCACACAACCATACAAAATACTGCATTATTTACACAGGAACTCATGATAACAACACCATTAAAGGTTGGTTTAAAAAAGATGCAGGTCCGGCAGAGAGAAAAAGAGTCCGCCAATATTTAGGGAGAGATATCACGGAAGATACTATTTACCGGGAATTTATAAGACTTGCTATGATGTCTGTTGCAAACATGGTTGTTTTACCAATGCAGGATATACTCGGTCTCGGAGAAGAGTCGCGAATGAACTTCCCGGCAACTTCTGAAAATAATTGGGAATGGAGACTCTTGCCAAAGCAAATAACACCTGCCCTGATACAAGAACTATCGGAAGCAACTGTAATATACGGCAGAGGGTGA
- a CDS encoding malto-oligosyltrehalose synthase, with protein MLKKIIPYLSDIGISDMYASPYFKAREGSLHGYDIVDHNTLNLEVGTEEEYHGMIQELWKYGMGQILDIVPNHMCITSKENAWWMDVLENGPGSLYADFFDIDWEPVKIELKNKVLIPVLGNQYGLVLERQELQLVFESGDFFLYYHQYKFPIRPKTYRDILQHRIHELKNHLPPEDPHLNELLSIITALNHLPSYTEKDPEKIAERYREKEIIKKRLWNLYSENHGIKTFIDENVNIFNGVTGKPESFNFLDNLLNQQIYRLSQWSVATEEINYRRFFDINDLAAIRMENPLVFRETHKLIFKLIREGMVTGLRVDHPDGLYNPSEYFQRLQKNCFLYKRLDRPGYVTDTSDREAEILRQYNELLSKNSQRKAFYIIGEKIFIKGEKMPEDWPVFGTTGYVFLNFLNGIFVETTNAKIFDDIYARFIRSKLNFQNIVYEKKKLIMELVMSSEVNTLGHYLNQLSEKNRHTRDFTLNSLTNAIKEAIAFFPIYRTYIKPSEVTERDRRYIEIAVSKAKRKTPAMNESVFDFLKDVLLLKYPENFKDADQREWLDFVMKFQQVTGPVTAKGLEDTTFYIYNRLASLNEVGGSPERFGTPMETFHGQNIERSKFWPHTFIATSTHDTKRSEDVRARINVLSEIPDEWREHLTRWRRLNKKNVVIVEGQTVPDPNEEYLLYQTLIGAWPVEPITGPEYEMFKKRIEDYMVKALREAKVNTSWINPNANYENILMSFIEAILNTTRRNKFLKDFQAFQKQISHYGIYNSLSQTLLKITSPGIPEFYQGTELWDFSLVDPDNRRPVDYSIRIKMLEELKRSEQEMLLSELAKELTINKDNGKIKLYLIYKALNYRKANREIFERGDYSPLEAMGEKAMNVCSFVRQFGNSMALVVAPRFFTRLIQQPERLPFGKEVWKDSVIIVPHEETEKKYRNIFTGEIVATVSYKDATILYLSEIFAHFPVALLEKII; from the coding sequence ATGCTAAAAAAAATTATTCCGTACCTCTCCGATATAGGTATTAGCGATATGTATGCTTCCCCGTATTTTAAGGCAAGAGAAGGTAGTCTTCATGGCTATGACATTGTTGACCACAATACCCTGAACTTGGAAGTTGGCACAGAAGAAGAATACCATGGTATGATACAAGAGTTATGGAAATACGGAATGGGGCAAATCCTTGACATCGTTCCAAACCACATGTGCATTACCAGTAAAGAAAATGCCTGGTGGATGGATGTCCTCGAAAACGGACCAGGCTCTCTCTACGCAGATTTCTTTGATATTGACTGGGAACCGGTAAAAATCGAGCTGAAAAACAAAGTACTTATCCCTGTTTTAGGCAATCAGTATGGACTTGTTCTTGAAAGACAGGAATTGCAACTTGTCTTTGAAAGCGGTGATTTCTTTCTTTATTACCATCAGTATAAATTTCCCATAAGACCAAAGACATATAGAGATATTTTACAGCATCGCATACATGAGTTAAAAAATCATCTTCCACCAGAAGACCCGCATCTTAACGAGCTTTTGAGTATTATCACGGCATTAAACCATTTACCCTCATATACAGAAAAGGATCCGGAAAAAATTGCAGAACGATACCGGGAAAAAGAAATCATAAAGAAACGATTGTGGAATCTCTACAGTGAAAATCATGGGATTAAGACATTCATAGATGAAAATGTAAATATATTTAATGGAGTAACAGGTAAGCCCGAAAGCTTTAATTTTCTTGATAATCTCCTTAATCAGCAGATCTACAGGCTCTCGCAATGGAGTGTGGCTACCGAGGAAATAAATTACCGGAGATTCTTTGATATCAATGACCTTGCGGCAATCCGGATGGAAAACCCGCTGGTTTTCAGGGAAACCCATAAATTGATTTTTAAACTTATCAGAGAAGGCATGGTTACTGGATTGAGGGTTGATCATCCCGATGGACTCTACAATCCTTCGGAATACTTCCAGAGGTTGCAGAAAAACTGTTTTCTTTATAAAAGACTTGATCGTCCAGGATATGTTACGGACACTTCCGATAGAGAAGCTGAAATATTGAGACAATACAATGAACTGTTGTCAAAAAACTCCCAGAGGAAGGCTTTTTATATCATTGGCGAAAAAATCTTTATCAAAGGGGAAAAGATGCCAGAAGACTGGCCTGTCTTTGGCACGACCGGATATGTTTTTTTGAACTTCCTAAATGGCATCTTTGTCGAAACAACGAATGCAAAAATATTTGATGATATATACGCCAGGTTCATCAGATCAAAGCTGAATTTCCAGAACATTGTGTATGAAAAGAAAAAATTAATTATGGAATTGGTCATGTCGAGTGAAGTTAATACCCTGGGACACTACCTGAACCAGCTGTCGGAAAAAAACAGACATACAAGGGATTTCACCCTGAACAGCCTTACAAACGCTATAAAGGAAGCCATCGCCTTTTTCCCGATATATAGAACTTACATAAAACCATCAGAGGTAACTGAAAGGGACCGACGGTATATTGAGATTGCTGTATCAAAGGCAAAAAGAAAAACCCCTGCCATGAACGAATCTGTTTTTGATTTTCTCAAAGACGTCCTTTTACTCAAGTATCCGGAAAATTTTAAAGATGCGGACCAAAGGGAATGGCTTGATTTCGTTATGAAGTTTCAGCAGGTTACAGGACCTGTCACGGCGAAAGGGCTTGAGGATACAACCTTTTATATCTATAACCGTCTTGCTTCTCTCAATGAAGTGGGAGGAAGCCCGGAAAGATTTGGTACACCCATGGAAACCTTTCATGGGCAGAATATAGAAAGAAGCAAATTCTGGCCTCACACCTTTATTGCCACCTCCACCCATGACACAAAACGCAGCGAAGACGTGCGGGCAAGAATTAATGTCCTTTCGGAAATTCCTGACGAATGGAGAGAACATTTAACGCGATGGAGAAGATTAAATAAGAAAAATGTCGTTATTGTTGAAGGACAGACTGTGCCAGATCCGAATGAAGAATACCTTCTTTACCAAACCCTTATCGGTGCATGGCCCGTTGAACCAATAACCGGACCTGAATACGAAATGTTTAAGAAACGGATTGAAGATTACATGGTAAAGGCATTAAGAGAGGCAAAGGTCAACACAAGCTGGATAAATCCCAATGCGAATTACGAGAATATCCTGATGAGCTTTATCGAGGCCATTTTGAATACTACACGAAGAAATAAATTTCTGAAAGATTTTCAGGCATTTCAAAAGCAGATATCCCATTACGGCATATACAACTCCCTCTCGCAAACATTGCTCAAGATAACCTCCCCAGGCATTCCTGAATTTTATCAGGGAACAGAATTGTGGGATTTCAGCCTCGTTGATCCGGACAACCGCAGACCCGTTGATTATAGTATTAGAATCAAGATGCTGGAGGAACTGAAACGGAGTGAGCAAGAGATGCTTCTATCGGAGCTTGCGAAGGAATTGACTATCAACAAAGATAATGGAAAGATAAAGCTCTACCTGATCTATAAAGCCCTCAATTACCGAAAAGCGAACAGAGAAATATTTGAGCGCGGTGACTATTCTCCCCTTGAAGCAATGGGAGAAAAGGCTATGAATGTTTGTTCGTTTGTGAGGCAATTTGGAAATTCCATGGCGCTGGTTGTTGCCCCCAGATTTTTTACAAGGCTGATACAACAACCTGAAAGGCTGCCCTTTGGCAAGGAAGTATGGAAAGACTCGGTTATTATTGTACCACATGAGGAAACGGAGAAAAAATACCGGAACATTTTTACTGGAGAAATTGTTGCTACCGTAAGTTACAAAGATGCAACTATCTTGTATCTATCAGAGATATTTGCCCATTTCCCTGTGGCTTTGCTTGAAAAAATTATTTAA
- a CDS encoding DUF3181 family protein produces MSFLDETEIIEALTSEIGKNIYIDIAEWHLYLSDAKLDKVLAEKLFPLLGSGSINSVQIVEDILREMF; encoded by the coding sequence ATGAGTTTTTTAGATGAAACAGAAATTATCGAAGCCTTAACATCAGAAATTGGAAAGAATATTTATATAGATATTGCTGAATGGCATCTCTATTTATCTGATGCTAAACTTGATAAAGTATTAGCTGAAAAATTATTTCCTTTGTTGGGTAGTGGTTCCATAAATAGTGTACAAATTGTAGAAGATATTTTACGAGAAATGTTTTAA
- a CDS encoding cation-translocating P-type ATPase: MNWYQLHIKEIIQKLGTSEEGLSDNEVIKRLQHYGLNKLAEEEKISRLKILLHQFTSPLIYILLVAAVVTALLKEYIDTSVIMAVVTLNAIIGYIQEYRAEQGVRALKKMLIPRARVLRNGKEKEIHSEQLVPGDVALLASGTKVPADLRLIKTYELKIEEAMLTGESIPAEKSIAIIREDNLTPGDQKNMAFMGTIVVSGRAKGIVVETGSKTVLGSIAQEVKEIGVTKAPLQKKIDNFAKYIGFIVMAASVVLFSMGIIIGESIHDMFMTAVAAAVAAIPEGLPIVVTIAMAMGVARMARQNAIVRKLPAAETLGSTTVICSDKTGTLTKNEMTVRLIYDGEHIYDVAGSGYEPKGEILHDQMSVKAEKKKHLQVLLIGLLCNESNIYEEDGRYKVNGDPTEGALIVSAMKSGLVPEEEKKHYPQIAIIPFESEWGYMATLHRHGGKKLIFVKGAPEKVLDMCVEPVAGSSKKKEILLIANNFAKEGMRVLAFAHKEAPHNMEEFTHHDVGSGLIFAGLQGMIDPPRPESIEAVNGCKRAGIRTIMITGDHAVTAVSIAKKLGLGSENPEVITGKELETMSDEELFHKVKDVSVYARVSPHHKLRIVQQLKKHGEIVAVTGDGVNDAPALKEAHIGIAMGRAGTDVAKEASDMVLVDDNFASIFNAVKEGRILFDNIRKVVFFLIPTGIATIISIIATLILGIPMPYVPTQLLWINIVTNGLQDVALAFEPGEKGIINRPPREPGEGILSRLLIERTFLVALIISGGVVYNFISALNEGVSIEKARSVAMTTMVFFQFFQAWNSRSERRSVFRINPLSNPFLFYSMIAAFFAQLAVLYVPTFQWVFRTEPLTTREWVNVGAITVIIVIAVEIDKWIRSRWFLKI; encoded by the coding sequence ATGAATTGGTATCAGCTTCATATAAAAGAAATCATACAAAAACTTGGGACGTCTGAAGAAGGATTGTCTGACAATGAAGTCATCAAGCGGCTTCAGCACTATGGTCTAAACAAACTTGCCGAAGAAGAAAAGATTAGCAGGCTGAAAATCCTTCTCCATCAATTCACAAGCCCGCTCATTTATATCCTTCTTGTAGCCGCCGTTGTAACTGCCCTTCTCAAAGAATACATTGATACCAGTGTAATTATGGCTGTTGTGACCCTTAACGCAATTATTGGCTATATCCAGGAATACAGGGCAGAACAGGGCGTAAGGGCGCTCAAGAAGATGCTCATACCAAGGGCAAGGGTTTTAAGAAACGGCAAAGAGAAAGAGATACATAGCGAGCAACTGGTGCCAGGCGATGTTGCCCTCCTTGCATCCGGTACCAAGGTGCCGGCGGACCTGAGGTTGATCAAGACGTATGAATTAAAGATTGAAGAAGCTATGCTTACCGGTGAATCAATCCCTGCTGAAAAATCCATTGCAATAATACGTGAAGATAATTTGACCCCCGGTGATCAAAAGAATATGGCTTTTATGGGAACCATAGTGGTGAGTGGAAGGGCAAAAGGTATTGTTGTAGAGACAGGGTCAAAGACTGTACTTGGTAGCATTGCCCAGGAAGTTAAAGAGATAGGAGTTACAAAGGCGCCACTTCAGAAAAAGATAGATAATTTTGCAAAATATATCGGATTCATTGTTATGGCAGCCTCTGTAGTGCTTTTTAGTATGGGAATAATAATTGGCGAAAGCATACACGACATGTTCATGACGGCGGTGGCAGCAGCTGTCGCGGCCATACCTGAGGGACTTCCCATTGTCGTGACCATAGCCATGGCTATGGGTGTGGCCAGGATGGCAAGACAAAACGCCATCGTGAGAAAACTTCCGGCTGCAGAAACCCTCGGAAGCACCACTGTTATATGTTCAGACAAGACGGGAACCCTTACGAAAAACGAGATGACTGTCAGACTAATCTATGATGGAGAGCATATCTATGATGTTGCCGGGAGTGGATATGAACCAAAGGGCGAGATACTCCATGATCAAATGTCTGTTAAAGCAGAGAAGAAGAAACATCTTCAGGTGCTGCTGATAGGACTTCTCTGCAATGAATCAAATATTTACGAGGAAGATGGTCGGTATAAAGTTAACGGCGACCCCACGGAAGGTGCCCTTATTGTTTCTGCAATGAAGTCCGGTCTCGTGCCGGAGGAGGAAAAAAAACACTATCCACAGATTGCAATCATACCCTTTGAGTCTGAATGGGGTTACATGGCAACCCTTCACAGGCACGGAGGGAAAAAACTTATATTTGTGAAAGGTGCACCTGAGAAAGTACTGGATATGTGTGTTGAACCTGTTGCTGGCAGTTCTAAGAAAAAAGAGATTTTACTTATCGCCAATAATTTTGCTAAAGAAGGTATGCGGGTACTTGCCTTTGCTCACAAGGAAGCACCTCACAACATGGAGGAATTTACCCACCATGACGTGGGATCAGGACTGATCTTTGCAGGTTTACAGGGAATGATAGATCCGCCAAGGCCGGAGTCAATAGAGGCAGTAAATGGTTGTAAGCGCGCTGGCATCAGAACTATCATGATAACGGGCGACCATGCGGTCACCGCAGTATCAATTGCAAAAAAACTCGGATTGGGTAGTGAGAATCCTGAGGTAATTACAGGTAAAGAACTTGAAACGATGAGTGATGAAGAACTCTTTCATAAGGTGAAGGATGTTTCTGTGTATGCCCGGGTCTCCCCACACCACAAACTGAGGATAGTACAACAACTGAAGAAGCACGGCGAGATTGTCGCTGTAACAGGTGATGGCGTTAATGATGCTCCCGCCCTCAAGGAGGCGCATATCGGTATCGCTATGGGAAGAGCAGGAACCGATGTGGCAAAGGAGGCATCTGACATGGTTCTTGTAGACGATAATTTTGCAAGTATATTTAATGCTGTCAAAGAGGGTCGGATACTCTTTGACAATATCCGCAAGGTCGTCTTCTTTCTTATACCAACCGGTATAGCCACCATAATTTCCATTATTGCTACGCTTATCCTTGGTATACCAATGCCATACGTGCCTACCCAGCTTCTCTGGATAAATATCGTCACGAACGGTTTGCAGGATGTTGCCCTTGCCTTTGAACCGGGAGAAAAAGGGATAATAAACAGGCCGCCGAGAGAGCCCGGTGAGGGAATATTGTCCCGTCTTCTGATCGAAAGAACCTTTCTTGTTGCCCTTATAATTAGCGGTGGAGTTGTTTATAACTTTATCTCAGCTTTAAATGAAGGTGTCTCCATTGAAAAGGCAAGATCTGTTGCCATGACAACGATGGTCTTCTTCCAGTTCTTTCAGGCGTGGAATTCCCGTTCCGAACGCCGGTCTGTTTTCAGGATTAATCCGTTAAGCAACCCGTTTCTATTTTACAGCATGATAGCTGCCTTTTTTGCCCAGCTTGCAGTGCTGTACGTACCAACATTTCAATGGGTTTTCAGAACAGAGCCGCTTACAACAAGGGAATGGGTGAATGTGGGAGCAATAACAGTGATAATAGTAATTGCTGTTGAGATTGACAAATGGATCAGGAGCCGTTGGTTTTTGAAAATATAA
- a CDS encoding methyltransferase domain-containing protein: MMIEQAVLNRYSTAAAKREESLCCPVTYDQKYLKIIPQEVLDRDYGCGDPSQYLREGETVLDLGSGGGKICFIASQVVGSSGRVIGVDMNDEMLALARKANSEVSKRLGYANVEFRKGKIQDLRVDRGTLDDWLKRNPIKSESDLTAFESYVKQMSETSPMIPDGSIDVVISNCVLNLVNHKDKPILFQEIYRALKRGGRAAISDIVSDESVPLELQQDPDLWSGCISGALQEYEFLRVFEDAGFYGITIAKRDEKPWRTVQGIEFRSITVLAYKGKEGPCWDHKEAVVYKGPFQEITDDDGHQYRRGVRVSVCRKTFNILGCEPYANHFEFIRPVKEVPEEQAQPFPCTKEMLVRSPRETKNEEYSMTNEDNSPGCKPGTCC, translated from the coding sequence ATGATGATAGAACAAGCCGTATTGAATCGTTATAGTACTGCTGCTGCAAAAAGGGAAGAATCACTTTGCTGCCCTGTTACGTATGATCAAAAATATTTAAAAATAATTCCTCAGGAAGTATTAGATCGTGATTACGGCTGTGGTGATCCTTCACAATATTTACGCGAGGGTGAAACAGTCCTGGATTTGGGCTCAGGGGGCGGAAAAATCTGTTTTATTGCAAGCCAGGTGGTTGGTTCATCCGGACGGGTAATTGGGGTCGACATGAACGATGAAATGCTTGCGCTTGCCCGCAAGGCAAATAGTGAGGTCTCTAAACGCCTGGGATACGCCAACGTCGAGTTTCGCAAAGGAAAGATACAGGATTTGCGTGTTGATAGAGGTACACTTGATGATTGGTTAAAGAGGAATCCTATAAAAAGTGAATCTGACCTCACTGCGTTTGAGTCATATGTAAAACAAATGAGTGAGACATCTCCTATGATCCCGGATGGGTCAATTGACGTTGTGATCAGTAATTGTGTCTTAAATCTGGTGAACCACAAAGACAAACCGATACTTTTTCAAGAGATTTATCGGGCGCTTAAGCGGGGCGGACGTGCCGCAATCAGTGACATTGTATCAGACGAATCAGTTCCATTGGAGCTTCAGCAGGATCCAGACCTGTGGAGTGGATGTATCTCAGGTGCGCTTCAGGAGTACGAATTTCTTAGGGTATTTGAGGATGCAGGATTTTATGGAATTACCATTGCCAAACGTGATGAAAAGCCGTGGCGAACGGTCCAGGGCATTGAGTTCAGAAGCATTACCGTACTGGCATACAAGGGGAAAGAAGGACCATGCTGGGACCATAAAGAGGCAGTTGTGTATAAAGGGCCGTTTCAGGAGATTACCGACGATGACGGCCATCAGTATCGCCGCGGGGTGCGTGTATCTGTCTGCCGAAAGACATTCAATATCCTGGGATGCGAGCCATACGCAAATCACTTTGAATTCATAAGACCTGTGAAGGAAGTCCCTGAAGAACAGGCCCAACCCTTCCCGTGTACAAAGGAAATGCTGGTCAGATCCCCACGTGAAACAAAAAACGAGGAATACAGTATGACAAATGAAGACAATTCTCCGGGTTGTAAACCAGGGACTTGCTGTTGA